A window of Limosilactobacillus sp. WILCCON 0051 genomic DNA:
TTAAACATGCGTGATAATTCGCCCAGCTCGTCATTTAATTCAGTAACGTCTTTTGGCACGCGCGCATCGCTGGTTGGATCATCTCGTACCACTGTCAAGGTATCATGAATATCATTTAATGGACTCAGCCAGTAATAAGACAGGAAATAGCCCAGCAGGCCGCTGGCAATCACGACCAGACAAAGGGCCAGCACCGAAATCAAAATCAAGCGTTTAAAGACTTGATAGTACTGCTTGAGATCATTTTCGACCTGAACATAGCCAATGATCGTGCCATCATGCGACAGGATCGGCTCTCGGCCAACCATAATCCGATGATGGCCGCCCTTGACCATTTCGGTTTTGGCTTGTTTGGACGTTTTAAGCGGCAGCGTGGCCTTGGCAGTTTGGAAAATCTTTTTTCCATTACTGTTCATCACGGTAACCGTCACTCGTGAATTGCTCAAGCCCTGGACCAAAGGCTGACGATAAAATTCGGTCGTGCTGTTGAGATTGGTCTCATGCTCAAAAATCGACCGCACCTTGCCCTTGGTCAGAGAACTTTCGCCAGCATTCCCCAGCTGACGCACCACGACGGACATATTATGATTAAGCTCGCTGCGTTCTTGCTGTAGTAGGTTTTGCGTGAAGGCACTGAACAGCGAAATCACTACGATCATTGAAATGATTAAAGATCCGATGGCCGTGCCAATGGCCCACTTTACCTTGAGCGAAACGAAGCGAGATGATTTTGATTGCTTTTCGCTCATAAAGACCCTTCTTTATCGACTAGGAACGAATTACGTAGCCAGTACCCCGCACGGTTTGAATATAGCTCTTTTCGCCAGGGCGGTCGATCTTATTACGCAGGTAACGGATATAGACATCCACAACATTGGTCTCAACCTTGGAGTCATATCCCCAGACCTTGCTGAGCAGTTCCTTACGCGACATGACAACATTGATGTTTTCCATCAGAATCAAAAGCAGTTCATATTCACGCTTGGTAAGATTAATGATCTCATCGCCACGACGAACGACGCGGTTTTCCTTTTCAATCGTCAAGTCTTTATACGTAACCGTTGTCTGATGACTCTTGGCATTGCCGCCTTCAATGCTGATTCGACGCAGCAGTGCCCGCACGCGGGCCAGCAGTTCTTCGATGGCAAATGGCTTAACGATATAGTCGTCGGCACCATGATCCAGGCCAGAAACCCGGTCAATAACTGAATCGCGCGCCGTCATGATAATAATTGGCGTGTCCTTGACTTCCCGCACGCGACGGGCAACTTCAATCCCGTTCAGTTCTGGCAGCATCAAATCAAGCAGAATCACGTCAAAGTCCTGATTTAAGGCAGCATCCAGTCCGGCGCGGCCATCCAGCTCGACATCGGTTTCGTATCCTTCATGCTTTAATTCTAGTTCTACGAATCGTGCCAGGTTTTCTTCATCTTCAATAATTAAAATCCGACTCATATTAAAACGCTCCTCGTTTAAATTGGTGGGTCTTACTCCCACATAATAACCACACCAATTTTATCACAGAAAATTAATCTGCCCTACCTTTGAGATTAATTAAACTGTGTTAAAATTAAAATTTCTTCAATCTTTAACATTCTTTACATAAAAAAAGACCTTCCCAGGTCCGGCGCCTCGAGAAAGGTCTTTAATCGAATAAAATCGACGTGATTAGTTGTTTTCAACAGCTTGCTTGCCGTTGTAGTAACCACAGCTTGGGCAAACCATGTGTGACTTGCGCAGTTCACCACAGTTTGGACATGGAGCCAAGCCAGGCACAG
This region includes:
- a CDS encoding HAMP domain-containing histidine kinase; this translates as MSEKQSKSSRFVSLKVKWAIGTAIGSLIISMIVVISLFSAFTQNLLQQERSELNHNMSVVVRQLGNAGESSLTKGKVRSIFEHETNLNSTTEFYRQPLVQGLSNSRVTVTVMNSNGKKIFQTAKATLPLKTSKQAKTEMVKGGHHRIMVGREPILSHDGTIIGYVQVENDLKQYYQVFKRLILISVLALCLVVIASGLLGYFLSYYWLSPLNDIHDTLTVVRDDPTSDARVPKDVTELNDELGELSRMFNQMLDQTQRYIDQQTQFVSDVSHELRTPVAIIQGHMEMLQRWGKDDPQVLDESIAAALKETTRMNSLIKEMLDLTRAEQVDVKFHDAVTEVKDVVEQVFNNFKMLYPDYVFRFDDDLHEDVPVHIYRDHLEQILIILFDNAVKYSKDRKEVHLSLSRNLNAVEIGVQDFGEGIPQEDVLHVFDRFYRVDKARSRKKGGNGLGLAIAKRLVEGYHGHIAVESTVGSGSLFRITLPIVKEKPIEKDK
- a CDS encoding response regulator transcription factor; amino-acid sequence: MSRILIIEDEENLARFVELELKHEGYETDVELDGRAGLDAALNQDFDVILLDLMLPELNGIEVARRVREVKDTPIIIMTARDSVIDRVSGLDHGADDYIVKPFAIEELLARVRALLRRISIEGGNAKSHQTTVTYKDLTIEKENRVVRRGDEIINLTKREYELLLILMENINVVMSRKELLSKVWGYDSKVETNVVDVYIRYLRNKIDRPGEKSYIQTVRGTGYVIRS
- the rpmF gene encoding 50S ribosomal protein L32, producing MAVPARKTSKTRKRNRRGHIKLTVPGLAPCPNCGELRKSHMVCPSCGYYNGKQAVENN